The DNA region GCTGTGTGCCCATCAAATGTATGAGTCAGCTCAAGGCTGGGCCACTTCCAAAAGTACACTAGACCATCTTCAGACGCTGTTACCACACAACAAAGCAGGTCTGTCTCTAGCGCGTCAATAGACCGAACAGAGCTCCCGTGGCAACCTTTACTCTCCCAGGCATTATCCGGAAACCTGTACGCAGAAATCGTATGGTCGCCATTTGCAGACAGTACTGCTGAGCTACTAAAGGCCACCGCCCGAATCCTTACGTTTCTCCAAGCAGTACTTAGTCGAGAAGTTTCTTTGAGAGTCTCGAGGTTACGCAAGAGAACCCAGCCGTTAGGACCACCCGTTGCAAGCAGACCCCCTAAAACAGACACGTCGACTGCAACCGCGCTGTTGGCCCACGTCTCAACACTACGAAGCACTTCCCCAGTCGTAAGATTCCACACTTCAATGCGAGGAGAGCGAGAGTTGTTCCGATATAGTGCAAGAACAGCCGCGTCAAATCCGGCACTTGTGGACGATAGCCTAAAGAAGGCGACGTCGTTTATCGCCACCGGGTCACTTGTCACGTCAAACTCGCGTATGAGTTTCCGGCCCCAAAGATCCCACAGCGATAGCGAATTCGCGACTAATGCATGAGGCGATGACAATGCAACGCTGCCGTTAGTCCAGAAACGAGCATGGGGCTGACTGTGGTGAAGAACTTCATGCTCGCTACCGTCATCTACGGCCCAGAAGCGGATGGTCTTGTCTATGCCTGCAGATACAGCTAAGTCATCCGTCAAAAACGTGGCTCCCGTAACTGCGCCTGAGTGCCCATCAAATCGGGCAGTCTCTAAGATATCGAAGTCAGCCCATTCACGATACGTGAGCGGCGGGGCAACGTCATTTGATAGGTCAACAAAGAGGGAGTACTCGATGGCGGCCCTTCCCTCAACCTTTTCGTTTGACTTAAAGCCCACGCTGTGAAGTGAAACAACGTAGGATTGGTCTTTCCTAATTCGAAATGGCGGGTCTATTTGGCGGTCGAGTTCCGTACAGTCGAGGACAGGTATTGGTCCAATTTCGATCTTGTCGTCAGGGTCGTCCACTCGGTAGATCTTCAAAGTTGTGTTGTGTGCCCGACCTTCGCACCCGGTGGTTGTTTCGACCTTGTAACGAGTCAGCTTACCAGGCAATGGGGCCGTTACTTCCCGACTCTTGTGAAACTCTCCGTCGGGTTCTGCGCTTACGGCGAAATCGGTATTGATCCACGGCATAGTTGACTCTCTAATCGGTACTCCGACACATCGCGTGGCGTTGCCGTGCGAGTCCGGCCCTGGCAAACAAACGGTCGTCGCCAAAAATGTGCGAATTGTGACGGGCAGTCAATTGGAAATGGGCGCGTAAGCGGGGCTCTCCCGCGATCTTGGTGAACTCGGCTCGGTCCTCCCAACCGGCGGTCAGCGGGCCCCTCGATCAGGCGGTGTGGACGACCCGCGCCGGGGTATGGTCAAGAGTTGTGGACGGAGGCCGTTCAGGCGGCGGGCTTCTCCCTGATGCCGTCGATGAAAACCGTCCTCTTCACGACCTCGGCTTCGATGGCCTGGGCCAAGAGGGTGCGAGCACCCTGGCGGAGGAGGTCGGTCAGCGGATCGGCTGACCCGGCGTCGAACCCGATGATAGACTGATTCACGGCGGCGTACTCCTCGGCCACTTCGGCCGGTTGGTGGTCTGGCGATTCACCAAGGGTACGCCGCCCTCCTCATCTGTCCATCATCATCTGTCCATCAACGACTTTCGGTTATAGCTCGCTGCTGGGCGGGCGAGTCACTCGCAGCCACACTCCTTCGGGGCACTCGCCGGTATAGCTGTAGGGATGGGGATGATAATATTGTCCGCACACGCCAGCTCGAATTCGTTTCCCTGCCAACTTGCGTAAATGCATGCATTCGTAATTTTGACGTAGCTTCCACCGTAGCAGGCTTTAGCCTTGAATTTTGCGCCGAAGACGTTGCCGCTAATGTCGGCGTCCCCAATGCCGCAAACTGGCAATTCATCGACGGTCACGTCGATAGTGGTGGACCCGGTCTCATTAATGATGGTTCTGCCCCAGCACTTGAGCTTGGCTCGACCCTCCACCCTTAGCGTGATTTTCCTGGAGCCAGGGTCGAAACTACCCGAGAGCCTGAGGTAACTGCCACTCGTGCTGCACGGACCCATCGGTTCGATGGCGTTGGTGAGAGAACTACCGTAGGAGAGTTCAACAAAGGGCAGGTCGATGTTGATAGGAATGCGAACGAGGTAAGCAGGCAAGTCGCAGACAGTTCCTACCCTCACACCTTCCCCGATTATGTAGATGACAAAGTGACGGTCACAAAGGGACAGAAGGCCCTTAACGCCCAGGACTTTGACATGACCTTCTAATTGAAAGCGTTCCTGACCTGGAAGGGTTCTAGAAAGAGAATCCATGAGTTCAATTTGTGGCAGGCCAAGTTCCGAGACGGCTTTAGGCTTCGATTGGACCGGCCCGCTGCTCGGTACAAAGTCGATTGGTGAGACCAATAGCGGGATAGTCAGTTGGTCGGTGGCGAGCGCAATGAATCCAAGCGGACTGTTGTTGGATGTGTTCTCAGACATTGGAGCCTCCGGAGTCGAGTAGGTGTGCCTCGGTTGCCGACCGACGTCAACGCATCGCATTGTACGTATGCAATTCTTCCTGGCCGCCGTCATTTGGGCCGAACTCTGTGCTATAGCCAAAACCCGGCGACACTCAGCCGCAGGATGCTGTAGCGACCTCCCTCGCCCAAATGGGCAAGGAGATCACGTCCCCCGGCGTCGAGGAATCGAGCCGTGAAGTCGTAGTCGAGCCACGATTCACCCTCTGCGACGAGGACAGGGGCGAGAGGGTACTTCACTAGTCTGTTCAGAAAGTACTTGACGTTGTGGATTACGAACCAGTGAGGACTCTCCGTGAGCATTTTGAAAAGCCTTGAAGAGATCCGAGCAATGGCACTCATCGAAAGTTCCTCCTCAATTCTGGGGCATCCAGTGAGGTAACTTCTGATGCAGAGCGTACGTTGGTCCAATCCTGGCGAAGCCGTTGTGTGCCATAATACTGTGAATCATGACAAGTGCGTATATATCAGACATGGAACCCAATGGGTCAAGTAACTACTCCGCCTCACGTTGGTCAAGTAATAGGCTGCCCTCCTTCACACGTTGGCTTGGAGTCGTCTTTCTCGGAAAGGTCTCTGCGAGGCCATGCTAGATGAACATGGGTGTCATGCCCAACATTACCTGGCCCGAGGACCTCAGTTGCCCCCAAGGTTCTTCCTATTTGCATGAAAGTTTGATAATCAGGATTGTTGCTGTTAACCTGCCGTCCGTTAATCTGGTCAACGTCGAACGCCACGCCCGCGTAGTGGCGCGAGTTCGCGCTGTGGGAACCACCAGCGATCTCACTCACGCGAAACCTGTAGGTTCCGGCCAGCCCTAGCATCCCAGTGAGCATATCGACATCGAGGTCAACTGCTCCTCCCGGTGCGTTGCCGTAGTTGCTCCTCTGTGCTCGTCGTCCCTCAGCCGTGTCTACGATGTTCTTCCGAGCTGTGGCACTATCATTGACACCGCTGACATGGGAGGTAGAGAGTGTAATATTCGCATGATCTCGAATCTGCCTGGCGAGATCCTGTGAGGTTCGATCTTGCTGTGGTTCCTGTTCGGCAATGTCCGCCATGGCTGTACTCTCCTCCATTGCTCTTTACACCGGCAATGGTGAGTGAATCGCACCCATTCATTGGACAGTCCAGACGCCTCGGTCCGTTTTGCCTCCGTTTCCGCCGCTCAACCTTGTTCGTAGGCCTTAACGAGATCATTGCTGGTGATGGCCATTCGAGTGGACTCCTAAATATATTGAACTTATGTGGACGCAAATATTTTGGCTATAAGTCCGTGCCGCGAACAAAAAACCATCTATGCAGGGTGACGCATAGACAGGGACTTCTTGACCGATCTGGGCCACCCATCGCGAGCAAACCTTCTATACGATCAAGTTCTCTTGGGAGTGCCGCCACGTCAAGTGTGTGTCATTGCTTTTTTGGCACAATTTTTGAGACTCCTCGCTGATCTCCACCTCGGATTGAGGACGCTGGTACTTGGACTTACGGCGATCAGCCGTGAATCCCCTGAGAATGGCCTGCCCGGGCTACCCGACCCATACCCCAAAGGGCAGGGTGCCGCGCTGAGCAAAGCCCCAGCCCCTAGCCGCGCGAAGCGCGCGGCCAGCGCGTGATGATGTCCCGCCGGTAGTGGGAAGTGGTGGCGGTCCGGCTGCGATTCGAGGTTATCCGGCGACCGCCTGCTGGACAAGCGATCGATCCTTTGCGGGTTCTTCCAAGGCGGCCTTCAGCATCCAGATATGCTCATAGCCAATGATCCGGCGGAAGCCCTTCGACGCCGCGTCGAACGCCGCCGCCGTCCAACGCAACGCCATCGAGCCGCTCTGCCAGTTCCTCACCCGACGCATCCGGTCTCGGGCCGCCGAATGGCCGTTGTCGATCAGGTTCGTCGTTCCCAGGCAGCGGCGGAGCAGGCTCGGCAGACCCAGACGGTTGATTGTGAACATCTCCTCAAGCCCTTCTCGCAATGAGCCCGCCGCGTCGGGCCACTGATGCTCCAGCCACGAGGCGTACTGCTCGAGCTTCGCCATCCCCTCCTTGGCATCGAGCTTGAACGCCGCCCGGAGCGTCGCCTTGGCTTGCTCGTGCTGGTCCTTGGGCAGGTGGCCCGTCACGTTGCGGAGCTTGTGGTTGCGGCACCGCTGGACCGGCTGATCGGCGCCGAAGACGCGGTCGATCGCCGCCCGCAACGCCTTGGCCCCGTCGATGATGAACAGCCGCCGCCGCTCGGGATCGAGGCCACGTCGCACCAAGTCCTCCAGCAGGGCCGTGGCCACCGCGGAGTTCTCGGTCGCCCCCTCCCGCAGCCCCAGGACGTGCTTGTGGCTGTCGGCGTCCACGCCCACGGCGCAGATGACGTGATACGGCCCGAGCTGGATGCCGTCGATCCAGACGGCCAGGATGTCCGGGCCCGAGAGGTCACGCTCGGCCAGTCCCTTGAGCAGCCGCTCGCCGGCCTCGATCGCCTCGCGGGAGACCTCGCTCTTGGAGACGCCGACGGTCTCGGCCATCTCGGGCAGGACGTGCTCGTAACGCCGGGTCGAGACGCCGGCGATGAGGATCTCCAGCATCCGGTCGGCCAGCCGGCCGTCCTTGCGCATGGCCTCGTAGGCCGGGACCTCGACCTCGCCCGGCTCGCCAGACTGCGGGGCCCGCTTGCGGAGCCGCGGCTTGGTGACGCGGAGCTGCCGCTCCTTGAGGGCGACACGCCCGGCCTGGGAGCCATGGTAGACGACGTCGCGGTCGGCCCTCTTGCCCTGCTGCTTGGGGCCGGCGACACCGGCGGCGCTCATCAAGAGGACCGCCTCGATGGTGGCCCGGCCCATGACGTCGATCAGGTCGTCGACGGCGGCCTCGGCATGCTCGATCAGGTCGAGCATCGGCAACAGGAGCTGGCCGTCCTGGGCGAGGACCTGGGCCAGCTTCCGGGGATCGAGCGGGGCCCGGCTGTCGGGCCGGTCGACGACATGGTAGCGTTGGGACATCGGTGGTGGCTCCTGTGCGAGGGTTCCGAGACACCCGATGATACGGCATCATCGAGCGCCGGAGCCGCCACCGATCTCTTCTACTTCCCACTACCGGCGGGACATCATCCCAGCGCCCAGCGCGAAGCCCCTCCTCCGAGTTGGCCCTCCGCCCCGCCTTCCTTCCGGTGCGGGTCGTGCCGGACTCCCTGGAGCCGGCCGCCGAGTCGACCTCCATCGAGATCGTGCTGCCCGCCGGGCCGACCATCCGAGTCGGACGCGGCTTCGATCCGATAACGCTCGATGCCGTGCTCGCCGTGCTGGAGGCCCGCCGATGCTGAGCTTGCCTCCTTCGGTTCGCAGTAAGCGTCAAGCAGACCACGTTTTCCGCTTGACACTTTCTGGCGGTATGACTCACTTCCGCACGAAGGACCCGCTCCGGTCAAATGGTTGTGCACATTGCCAGCGACCGTCAGTTCCTTACTCGAATGGTCTTGATAGTTCCACCACTGGAGACGGACCCTTGGCGCAGAATAGCTTTGTTGTTCGACTCCGAAATCTCACTCTGATCTGCTGTAAGAATCCAACCGACATAGTACGTCCCAGCAGAAACTGAGGGAATCGTGGCATCGAGATTTCCGTGCCAGTAATCTCCGTCGAATGTGTCCCAACGGAACCAGGTAATTTCGTGGTCGCTACTCGTGATATTATCGTTTGATGAAAGATAAAAAGAGATTTTCATGTTAGTCGCATCGATATTTCCTCTGTTTTCTATATGTACATTTCTAAACGTGACTTGGTCGCCGGCTCGAACAGTGTCAGAAGAAATGCTCGTCATTACCTGATCGGAATTAGTTCCTGGATTTGGGTGCGCTTGAGACCACGTCGCCATGTCCGTGAATTCAGCGATGTCCCATGTCCCTGCTCCGATGTTGCTATTGACCCATTCCAACATGGCACGAATGCCAAAAAAATCATCTGAGCGTGAGTACCACCAGGACAAATAGTTTGGAGTGTAGTCACCTTGATCCATTACAGCGACATATCGATTCTCGTGGTCCAACGAGAGTGCGTGGCCGAGTTCGTGAGTTGCAATGACGCGAAAGTAAGTTTCCGTGCCCGAATAGGCTGGATTTATCAGGACGTCAGCCTCTTTGATTCGCCCATTCGTCGTTGTGTACCACTGGTAGCATATTCCTCCAGCGGGACGCGTTGTCCAGCTATCATACCCAGCGTCTTCCATTTGAGAATCCGTTAACACGCCACAGTCAAAGCGTCCATTGTCGGCGACGGGCAGACGATTGCGGATTGGGTTACTGCTTCCATCGATTTTATACTTGAGAAGGTAGTCGGGTGGTGTCACGCGACGGTTCCAATTGTTGTGGCAGTTCATTAGCCATTCCCAGTTATCGTCGTCAGGAATGTAATGGTAGTACGACTGGAACGATGACACATAACCCGCGTACTTCCACAGAATGCGTTCCGGCAGTTGCAAATTGGCGTCGGGCTGAACGGGCTCTGGCGCGATGTCCTTGGGGCATTCTCCCGCGACGGTCGATCGCAGGTATTCAGTAAACGTGTCCAGGGACATTGCAGCTTTGTTCTTCAAATCTCCCGCCTGCACTCTTTGGTAGCCACCGGGCAACATCCCGGCCGTGGGATTTGATGCCGGTCGCAGAGAGGTTGGTGGTGATGATGCAATGTAGTGCAGATGGTCAAATTGAGGATTCGGACGCGTGAGCAGTTTACCATCGCGAATTCCTACGATTACGCGGCCCGCTTTGTCTGCTAAAATGTTCTCCTCACTGATGACCTGAATCGCGTGCACAAGATCGTGTCGGCCGTTGAGCTTGCGTGCAAACACAAGATATCGTTGCCCGGGTCGTAGCTTGTACGAATGCGTCGAATTCATGCCTTCGTCAGCCAATTCACCACCAACATTGCGAATCGTGATGTCCTCTAACTCTGGTTGCCCTTTTATGACCTGATCGATGGTGCAAACGTAGTCGGTAACCAATATCCGTTTAGTCGGAGGTGCGTGGGTGACACCATTGATCATCTTGACAACGGCAACAAAGTCGCATCCCCGCACTGCGAATCGATAATCCGGAGACCACCATTCTCCGAAGAGTACTTTGCCATCCGCCGCCTTATCATCAGCATGCGCGTCCGATTCATCGGACGCATCGTGTGCGGTTTGCTCGACAGGAATTTCGTTCTGTCCCCCCGCATCGTACACGATCACCATGTCAACAGCTTCTGCAGCGTCAAACGATGTCGACTCGACAAAGGGCGTCACAACGTTTGCGGGGGTACCGGTAGGCTCAATGTGCCAGAGCCTGTACTGCGGTGGCCATACTCGAATCGGCAGTTGTTGAAAGAAGACCTCATACCCGGCGGTTGCGTGTTCTCCTTCGGCGTAGATTGTGACACGACCAAGAGACTGACTCGCGCGGAATTCAGCTTCAGCGCACACCTTGGCAGTTACACTACCTTGGGCGTAGATTTTAGCTGCCGACGGCTTGGAGTTTGCGGCGGCTTCACTTTGAGCGTTAACATCGCAGGCTGGCACAAAGGCCGCGAAAGCAGCGAGAATTGCGGCAATTCGATTTGTCACGGCGAGTCTCCAGTTGTTGTTCAAGTGCGAAGTGACCGTCTTGCGGACAAAAGCTATCGGGGATCGGAATCTATGAGGATGAAGCTAAACCTGCTCCGAGCGTTGTAGACGCAGACGACTCGATTATTACGGCTATCCTTTCCAACCTGGATGGCTTCACCCGTCAGAGAATCGCAGTAGGGCGTTTGCTGAGTAGCGACAATGACCGCGTTGGACACATCTCTATCAAAGGTCAGTTCAATACGCCCGACGGCAACGTCACTGACGGACCAATC from Tautonia rosea includes:
- a CDS encoding WD40 repeat domain-containing protein → MDDPDDKIEIGPIPVLDCTELDRQIDPPFRIRKDQSYVVSLHSVGFKSNEKVEGRAAIEYSLFVDLSNDVAPPLTYREWADFDILETARFDGHSGAVTGATFLTDDLAVSAGIDKTIRFWAVDDGSEHEVLHHSQPHARFWTNGSVALSSPHALVANSLSLWDLWGRKLIREFDVTSDPVAINDVAFFRLSSTSAGFDAAVLALYRNNSRSPRIEVWNLTTGEVLRSVETWANSAVAVDVSVLGGLLATGGPNGWVLLRNLETLKETSRLSTAWRNVRIRAVAFSSSAVLSANGDHTISAYRFPDNAWESKGCHGSSVRSIDALETDLLCCVVTASEDGLVYFWKWPSLELTHTFDGHTAAVNSAMLNQSRFGPILVVTASDDGTSRVLKLRRM
- a CDS encoding IS256 family transposase, translated to MSQRYHVVDRPDSRAPLDPRKLAQVLAQDGQLLLPMLDLIEHAEAAVDDLIDVMGRATIEAVLLMSAAGVAGPKQQGKRADRDVVYHGSQAGRVALKERQLRVTKPRLRKRAPQSGEPGEVEVPAYEAMRKDGRLADRMLEILIAGVSTRRYEHVLPEMAETVGVSKSEVSREAIEAGERLLKGLAERDLSGPDILAVWIDGIQLGPYHVICAVGVDADSHKHVLGLREGATENSAVATALLEDLVRRGLDPERRRLFIIDGAKALRAAIDRVFGADQPVQRCRNHKLRNVTGHLPKDQHEQAKATLRAAFKLDAKEGMAKLEQYASWLEHQWPDAAGSLREGLEEMFTINRLGLPSLLRRCLGTTNLIDNGHSAARDRMRRVRNWQSGSMALRWTAAAFDAASKGFRRIIGYEHIWMLKAALEEPAKDRSLVQQAVAG